The Synchiropus splendidus isolate RoL2022-P1 chromosome 1, RoL_Sspl_1.0, whole genome shotgun sequence genome includes a window with the following:
- the tshz3b gene encoding teashirt homolog 3b — MPRRKQEAPRRVAAYVTEDDKETTLMEDDLDGEDSAQEGEDSSTKFLCQDKDFLLKDRPESTGFHESPNPADFSGQELDSESHLSESSDRMSDFESSSLKTEDDVLLFKDPTNLSLSSTAAMMASANAGVAVGGEEAVLGASGSVADSLEKMKAIYTSFLTNSYWSTLNLNLSQAPAEKPPRSHSSSSSSSSSSSCGSGGYDWHQTAMAKTLQQASQNHQHRVGIVHHPTVAVSTASTEPNLFSTVQLYRQSSKLYGSIFTGASKFRCKDCSAAYDTLVELTVHMNETGHYRDDNHETDSEGAKRWSKPRKRSLLEMEGKEDAQKVLKCMYCGHSFESLQDLSVHMIKTKHYQKVPLKEPVTPVAAKIISSARKRVPIDLDLPSSPDSNGGTTPKATSLNDTNDALQKATNPYITPNNRYGHQNGASYAWQFESRKSQILKCMECGSSHDTLQELTAHMMVTGHFIKVTNSAIKKGKPIIESPTPAPTANPTNEEKIQSVPLAATTFSPPPAPVPPQASVSPSAMIVEIKKEEKEEECTKESMLNHIDSENKEKKMSSEEENEEKFDISSKYSYLTEEDLDASPKGGLDILKSLENTVTSAINKAQNGAPSWGGYPSIHAAYQLPNIMKLSIGNSGKSSPLKYLFPAGEILSPTNKNQPLMSPPSCQTSPLSKTNFHAMEELVKKVTEKVAKVEEKMRDPSGTARVSPARRTTPSPCKSEAGESVKEESPKCNSTLGHKSPERKCVQEKVAADASEQNHKDVNGDVTKEPIENGVEATVAASLPGSLGGSTAIITDHPPPEQPFVNPLSALQSVMNVHLGKAAKPALPSLDPMSMLFKMSNSLAEKAAVAASTPPAQTKKPTSDHLDRYFYPSHINSDQPIDLTKGKNADKNTNGSLGAATLSSTTSTPSSISPASSATMTKASAAVASFMSNSPLRENALSDISDMLRNLTESHVVSKSSTPTSISERSDIEGATQEETEDVSPAQKRKGRQSNWNPQHLLILQAQFASSLRQTSDGKYMMSDLSPQERMHISRFTGLSMTTISHWLANVKYQLRRTGGTKFLKNLDSGHPVFFCSDCASQIRSPSTYVSHLESHLGFRLRDLAKLSGEQLLSQISQHHHHRHTKGLSEKLFSNLHPSSHPLPSSLPTSISSALPISLPSSLNTPLPATDCPSPSADDDDSSGAVHKCKLCNRTFASKHAVKLHLSKTHGKSPEDHLMYVLELEKQ; from the coding sequence cATATgtcactgaagatgacaaagaGACGACCCTCATGGAGGACGACCTGGATGGAGAGGACTCGGCGCAGGAAGGGGAGGACTCTTCGACCAAATTCCTGTGTCAAGACAAAGACTTTCTATTGAAGGACAGACCAGAGTCAACTGGCTTCCATGAGTCCCCCAACCCGGCCGACTTTTCAGGTCAAGAGCTGGACAGCGAGTCTCACTTGAGTGAATCCAGTGACAGGATGTCTGACTTTGAAAGTTCCTCACTGAAAACCGAAGACGACGTCCTTCTCTTTAAAGACCCTACCAATCTGTCCTTGTCTTCCACGGCAGCCATGATGGCTTCCGCCAACGCCGGGGTGGCAGTCGGTGGAGAAGAGGCCGTACTCGGCGCTTCTGGCTCTGTAGCTGACAGTCTAGAGAAGATGAAGGCGATATACACTTCCTTCCTGACCAACTCATACTGGTCCACTTTAAATCTGAACTTGAGTCAAGCTCCTGCTGAGAAACCTCCACgtagtcacagcagcagcagcagtagcagcagcagcagcagctgtggaagTGGTGGCTATGACTGGCATCAGACAGCGATGGCCAAAACCCTTCAGCAGGCCTCTCAGAACCACCAACACAGGGTAGGAATAGTCCACCATCCCACAGTGGCTGTGTCCACAGCGTCGACGGAACCCAACCTCTTCAGTACAGTGCAGCTGTACAGGCAGAGTTCCAAGTTGTACGGCTCTATATTCACTGGTGCCAGTAAGTTCCGCTGCAAGGACTGCAGCGCCGCCTATGATACTCTGGTGGAGCTGACGGTGCACATGAACGAGACAGGCCACTACCGGGATGATAATCATGAGACCGACAGTGAGGGTGCCAAACGGTGGTCCAAACCAAGGAAGCGTTCTTTATTAGAGATggaagggaaggaggatgcGCAAAAAGTTCTCAAGTGCATGTACTGTGGTCACTCCTTTGAATCCCTGCAGGACCTAAGTGTCCACATGATCAAGACAAAACACTACCAAAAAGTGCCTCTGAAGGAGCCTGTAACACCTGTGGCAGCGAAGATAATCTCATCTGCTCGGAAAAGGGTTCCCATTGACCTCGATCTGCCCAGCTCGCCTGATTCAAATGGAGGTACGACACCGAAAGCAACATCACTCAACGACACAAACGACGCACTGCAAAAGGCCACCAACCCTTACATCACGCCAAACAACCGCTACGGACACCAGAATGGTGCTAGCTACGCTTGGCAGTTTGAGTCCCGGAAGTCCCAAATACTCAAATGCATGGAGTGCGGCAGCTCCCATGACACGCTGCAAGAGCTGACCGCGCATATGATGGTGACCGGACATTTCATCAAAGTAACAAACTCTGCTATCAAAAAAGGCAAACCGATCATCGAGTCACCGACTCCAGCTCCTACGGCCAATCCCACAAACGAAGAAAAGATCCAGTCAGTTCCTCTTGCTGCTACAACCTTCTCCCCACCGCCAGCCCCAGTTCCTCCACAAGCCAGCGTCTCCCCCTCTGCAATGATTGTGGAAATtaaaaaggaggagaaagaagaggagtGTACGAAAGAGTCCATGTTGAACCACATCgacagtgaaaacaaagagaaaaagatGTCCAGCGAGGAGGAGAATGAGGAGAAGTTTGACATCTCCTCGAAATACTCTTACCTGACCGAGGAGGACCTGGATGCTAGTCCTAAAGGTGGACTAGATATTCTCAAGTCTCTGGAGAACACCGTGACCTCAGCGATCAACAAAGCCCAGAATGGTGCTCCAAGCTGGGGTGGATACCCCAGTATCCACGCTGCCTACCAGCTACCAAACATAATGAAATTGTCGATTGGTAATTCTGGAAAAAGCTCTCCACTAAAATACCTTTTCCCAGCAGGAGAGATCCTTTCTCCGACCAATAAAAATCAGCCACTGATGTCCCCTCCTAGTTGTCAAACCTCGCCACTATCTAAGACAAACTTTCATGCCATGGAAGAACTGGTGAAGAAAGTGACGGAGAAGGTTGCAAAGGTTGAGGAGAAAATGAGGGATCCAAGTGGTACTGCAAGGGTGTCACCTGCAAGACGCACAACTCCCTCACCGTGTAAAAGCGAAGCAGGCGAGTCTGTGAAAGAAGAGTCCCCGAAATGCAACTCCACACTTGGGCATAAAAGTCCGGAGAGAAAATGTGTGCAGGAAAAAGTAGCAGCTGATGCAAGTGAGCAAAATCACAAAGATGTAAATGGCGACGTAACAAAAGAGCCCATTGAGAATGGAGTAGAGGCCACTGTCGCAGCGTCCCTTCCTGGCTCCCTAGGTGGCAGCACAGCCATCATCACTGACCACCCCCCTCCGGAGCAGCCATTTGTTAACCCCCTCAGTGCACTGCAGTCCGTGATGAACGTCCACCTTGGCAAAGCTGCCAAACCTGCTCTACCGTCCCTTGACCCAATGAGTATGTTGTTCAAgatgagcaacagtttggcGGAGAAAGCCGCCGTAGCCGCATCTACACCACCAGCACAGACCAAAAAGCCCACTAGTGACCACTTGGATCGGTACTTTTACCCTTCGCATATCAACAGCGACCAGCCCATCGATCTGACCAAAGGCAAGAACGCGGACAAGAACACCAACGGTTCACTGGGCGCTGCTACTCTGTCTTCCACGACATCCACCCCTTCCTCCATTTCTCCTGCATCATCGGCCACAATGACCAAAGCCTCAGCTGCAGTCGCATCCTTCATGTCGAACTCCCCCTTGAGAGAGAATGCCCTCTCCGACATCTCTGACATGCTAAGGAACCTGACAGAGAGCCACGTCGTGTCAAAGTCATCCACACCCACGAGCATATCCGAGAGGTCGGACATTGAAGGtgcaacacaggaagagacagaggATGTTTCACCAGCACAAAAACGTAAAGGCCGGCAGTCCAACTGGAACCCTCAACACCTCCTTATCCTCCAAGCCCAGTTCGCATCAAGCTTACGACAGACGAGCGACGGAAAGTACATGATGTCCGACCTGAGCCCGCAAGAAAGAATGCACATTTCCCGTTTCACGGGACTCTCCATGACGACAATATCCCATTGGCTGGCTAATGTGAAGTACCAGCTGAGGAGGACCGGTGGCACCAAGTTTCTGAAAAACCTGGACTCTGGTCACCCCGTGTTCTTCTGCAGTGACTGTGCGTCTCAGATCCGCTCACCTTCCACTTACGTGAGCCACTTAGAGTCCCATTTGGGCTTCCGTCTCCGCGACCTGGCAAAACTGTCCGGTGAACAGCTTTTAAGTCAAATATCGCAGCACCACCATCATCGCCACACCAAAGGACTGTCTGAGAAACTATTCTCTAACCTTCACCCATCCAGCCATCCACTGCCCTCCTCGCTACCCACGAGTATTTCCTCCGCTTTGCCCATCTCGCTCCCTTCATCCTTAAACACCCCCTTGCCCGCCACTGACTGCCCATCACCTTCCGCGGATGACGACGACAGTAGCGGGGCTGTTCACAAGTGCAAGCTCTGCAACCGGACATTTGCCAGCAAGCATGCAGTAAAACTTCATCTGAGTAAGACTCATGGGAAGTCGCCAGAGGATCATCTCATGTATGTCTTGGAGCTGGAAAAGCAGTAG